Proteins found in one Cobetia sp. L2A1 genomic segment:
- a CDS encoding tyramine oxidase subunit B produces MTTTASPEFETKIDFIYLSEQDMIRAGVTDMAACVDTMEEMFGLLHSGDYRMAGANNDSHGAMIMFPEDSPFANMPKPTADRRMMAMPAYLGGSFGTCGVKWYGSNIENRAKGLPRSILMFTLSDADTSAPLAYMSANLLSAYRTGAIPGVGARHLARKDSRVVGLVGPGVMGKTTLAAFMATCQNIDALKIKGRSHASIESFIAWAKESYPQLTTIQSVDSLEEVVRDSDIVTYCNSGEVGDPATYPFVKREWVKPGAFLVMPALCNIDEAMEKHDIRKVLDNTGLYQAWYDEAPKPAHHYIPVIGVRFMDMIEEGKLTLDELEDIGKIVAGEAPGRTNDEEIILMSVGGMPVEDVAWATWVYRNALKQDIGVKLNLWDTPVLS; encoded by the coding sequence ATGACCACAACCGCATCCCCTGAGTTTGAGACCAAGATCGATTTCATCTACCTGTCGGAGCAGGACATGATCCGCGCGGGGGTCACTGACATGGCGGCTTGCGTCGATACCATGGAAGAGATGTTCGGGCTACTGCACAGCGGGGATTACCGCATGGCCGGCGCCAACAATGACTCCCACGGCGCGATGATCATGTTCCCGGAAGACTCGCCCTTCGCGAACATGCCCAAGCCGACGGCAGACCGCCGCATGATGGCCATGCCCGCCTACCTGGGGGGTAGCTTCGGGACTTGTGGGGTCAAGTGGTACGGCTCCAACATCGAGAACCGGGCCAAGGGTCTCCCTCGCTCCATCCTGATGTTCACCCTCAGCGATGCTGATACCTCCGCGCCGCTGGCCTACATGTCCGCCAACCTGCTTTCCGCTTACCGTACCGGGGCCATCCCAGGAGTTGGCGCACGCCATCTGGCGCGCAAGGATTCCCGCGTCGTCGGCCTGGTCGGTCCGGGCGTGATGGGCAAGACGACGCTCGCGGCCTTCATGGCAACCTGCCAGAACATCGACGCGCTCAAGATCAAGGGTCGCAGTCACGCCAGCATCGAGTCCTTCATTGCGTGGGCCAAGGAAAGCTATCCGCAGCTCACCACGATCCAGAGCGTGGACAGCTTGGAAGAGGTGGTGCGTGACTCCGATATCGTCACCTACTGCAATTCCGGCGAAGTCGGCGATCCTGCCACTTACCCCTTCGTCAAACGTGAATGGGTCAAGCCAGGCGCATTCCTGGTGATGCCGGCCCTGTGCAACATCGATGAGGCCATGGAAAAGCACGATATCCGCAAGGTGCTCGACAATACCGGTCTGTACCAAGCGTGGTACGACGAAGCGCCCAAGCCGGCTCATCACTATATCCCGGTGATCGGTGTGCGTTTCATGGACATGATAGAGGAAGGCAAGCTAACGCTGGATGAGCTGGAAGACATCGGCAAGATCGTGGCGGGAGAGGCACCAGGACGTACGAATGACGAGGAAATCATCCTCATGTCCGTGGGCGGCATGCCGGTCGAGGACGTTGCCTGGGCCACTTGGGTATATCGCAATGCGCTCAAGCAGGATATCGGCGTCAAGCTCAACCTGTGGGACACACCTGTTCTCAGCTGA
- a CDS encoding DsbA family oxidoreductase has protein sequence MQDKLKIDIVSDVVCPWCIIGYKRLETAIESLGLTDKVEIAWQPFELNPDMPAEGENLREHSARKYGTTPEGSVEARQRLAGLAAEEGLTFNYFDDMSMVNTFELHVLLEYAAEHGMQHDLQMQFFADFFTLQKDLSDRAVMAQSLESVGLDAEEGLARLDDLEARKQVAAHEEHWKQMGISSVPTFVFNRRSAVSGAQPSDVFEQVLTDLIAEQAI, from the coding sequence ATGCAAGACAAGCTGAAGATCGACATCGTCTCTGACGTGGTATGCCCCTGGTGCATCATCGGTTACAAGCGTCTGGAGACGGCCATCGAGTCGCTGGGCCTCACGGACAAGGTCGAGATTGCATGGCAGCCATTTGAGCTGAATCCGGATATGCCCGCGGAAGGTGAGAACCTGCGTGAGCACTCTGCACGCAAGTACGGAACGACTCCTGAAGGCAGTGTCGAGGCACGTCAGCGCTTGGCAGGGCTCGCGGCCGAAGAAGGGCTCACCTTCAATTACTTCGATGACATGAGCATGGTCAACACGTTCGAGTTGCACGTCCTGCTTGAGTACGCCGCAGAGCATGGCATGCAGCATGACCTCCAGATGCAGTTCTTTGCAGATTTCTTCACGCTGCAGAAGGACCTCTCCGATCGTGCCGTGATGGCACAGTCGCTGGAATCCGTCGGTCTTGATGCCGAGGAAGGTCTGGCGCGATTGGATGATCTCGAGGCACGCAAGCAGGTGGCGGCCCATGAAGAGCACTGGAAGCAGATGGGTATCTCATCCGTGCCGACCTTCGTCTTCAATCGTCGTAGCGCTGTCAGCGGTGCGCAGCCCAGCGACGTGTTCGAGCAAGTGCTGACGGACCTGATCGCCGAGCAAGCCATATGA
- a CDS encoding NAD(P)/FAD-dependent oxidoreductase, whose amino-acid sequence MAPSISPVQTSQDFPETTSVVIIGGGIVGLTAALALAERNIPVVVLEKGTLAGEQSSRNLGWIRKTSRHHEDVPLAMAADRLWAGMAERVGSDVGYRQAGIMFLARTEEQLAMHEAWKASVTDLEVDSRILSSREIDAKVPGGKGQWAGAIHTPTDGRAEPTLAASAIARAAIAKGAIIVEQCAVRTLEMSGGRVSGVVTERGEIRCKQALLTGGMWSRRFLGNLGVSLPTLPVICSVFKTAPMEGPTDIAVGGPDFSFRKHRDGGYIVTQRGALSAPLTLDHLLIGSRYLDALKTQRGLLRISFGKPFFKDLALPRRWKTGKISPFERVRTMDPATVPELNDEAMTNLTAAWPVFKEATIESSWAGMIDITPDSNPVIDEVTAIPGLSIATGFSGHGFGTSPAAGQLIADLMSGAEPIIDPAPYRFDRF is encoded by the coding sequence ATGGCACCCAGCATCTCACCCGTCCAGACATCGCAGGATTTCCCCGAGACCACGAGTGTCGTGATCATCGGCGGCGGCATCGTCGGCCTGACCGCTGCTCTCGCGCTCGCTGAGCGAAATATCCCGGTGGTCGTTCTGGAAAAAGGCACGCTCGCGGGGGAGCAGTCCTCACGCAACCTCGGCTGGATCCGCAAGACCAGCCGTCATCATGAAGATGTCCCGTTGGCGATGGCGGCAGATCGCCTGTGGGCCGGCATGGCGGAACGTGTCGGCAGTGATGTGGGATATCGCCAGGCAGGCATCATGTTCCTGGCCAGGACCGAAGAGCAGCTTGCCATGCATGAAGCCTGGAAGGCCTCGGTGACAGATCTCGAGGTGGACTCACGCATCCTCAGTTCCCGCGAGATCGATGCCAAGGTACCCGGTGGCAAGGGGCAGTGGGCGGGAGCGATTCACACGCCAACCGATGGCAGAGCGGAGCCGACACTGGCCGCCAGCGCCATTGCCCGAGCGGCGATCGCCAAGGGAGCCATCATCGTCGAGCAGTGTGCGGTGCGCACTCTCGAGATGTCCGGTGGGCGTGTCAGTGGAGTCGTGACGGAAAGAGGCGAGATTCGCTGTAAACAGGCGTTGTTGACCGGCGGCATGTGGTCACGGCGCTTTCTCGGCAATCTCGGGGTCTCGTTACCGACCCTTCCAGTCATCTGCTCGGTCTTCAAGACAGCCCCCATGGAGGGCCCGACGGATATCGCCGTAGGGGGGCCGGACTTCTCCTTCCGCAAGCACCGAGATGGCGGCTACATCGTCACGCAGCGCGGAGCCCTTTCCGCGCCGCTGACGCTGGACCACCTATTGATCGGCTCGCGCTATCTTGATGCCTTGAAGACACAACGTGGTTTGCTGCGCATCTCCTTCGGCAAGCCATTCTTCAAGGACCTGGCGCTACCCAGGCGCTGGAAGACCGGCAAGATATCGCCCTTCGAGAGGGTCCGCACCATGGATCCCGCAACAGTGCCTGAGCTGAATGATGAAGCCATGACCAACCTGACCGCCGCCTGGCCAGTCTTCAAGGAAGCTACCATCGAGTCGTCCTGGGCCGGAATGATCGACATCACCCCGGACTCCAATCCGGTCATCGATGAAGTTACCGCCATACCGGGGCTCAGCATCGCCACAGGATTCTCCGGTCATGGCTTTGGCACGTCCCCGGCGGCAGGACAGTTGATTGCCGACCTGATGTCAGGCGCTGAGCCCATCATCGACCCGGCACCCTATCGCTTCGATCGTTTCTGA
- a CDS encoding glycosyltransferase family 2 protein, which yields MALVTEHTPYFSIVTPNYNSGNSLAACIASLESNTASYEHIIVDDGSSDEAFALAEKRVAEGKGQQLVLKRNPRNVGPGRTRNHALRLVTGRYVVFCDADDHLAPGALDRLKAEIESFRSPDVIVFRYCLHNQKGKVASLALCETPRECQPGEAFADFMHDRIVSAPWGRAIRAELACALEFIDLPVEEDGIYNLELFGCAERILYIPDILYHFDKRQTGTLTRKPFNNSEFGKFHSSWTSFDHLYRTHFATQHGEQLLEMRALRFICINSIMRQAINKAQDDHHIRKAILKQIRQSSFASLRRLSFKEKVLLASYVISPFIARQLIRKSQYA from the coding sequence ATGGCGCTCGTGACAGAACACACACCCTACTTTTCCATCGTGACCCCTAACTACAATTCAGGTAACAGTCTGGCGGCGTGTATCGCTAGCCTGGAAAGTAACACCGCCTCCTATGAACACATCATCGTGGACGATGGCTCATCGGATGAGGCTTTCGCGTTGGCAGAAAAACGCGTTGCCGAAGGTAAAGGCCAACAATTGGTGCTGAAGCGTAACCCACGTAACGTGGGCCCCGGCCGGACGCGCAACCATGCTCTGAGGCTGGTAACAGGGCGCTACGTCGTGTTCTGTGATGCCGATGACCATTTGGCGCCGGGGGCACTGGATCGCCTCAAGGCCGAGATCGAGAGCTTCAGGTCGCCTGATGTCATCGTCTTCCGCTATTGCCTGCACAATCAGAAAGGAAAAGTCGCTAGCCTGGCGTTATGTGAAACACCGCGGGAATGTCAGCCTGGCGAGGCCTTTGCGGACTTCATGCATGACCGGATAGTGTCAGCCCCATGGGGCAGAGCCATCCGTGCCGAGCTCGCCTGTGCGCTGGAATTCATCGATCTACCCGTCGAAGAAGATGGTATCTATAATCTTGAACTTTTCGGGTGTGCCGAACGAATTCTCTATATTCCTGATATATTATATCACTTCGACAAGCGCCAGACAGGCACGTTGACACGCAAGCCTTTCAATAATAGCGAGTTCGGCAAGTTCCATAGTAGTTGGACATCATTTGATCATCTTTATCGTACGCACTTCGCCACACAACATGGTGAGCAATTACTTGAGATGCGAGCGTTACGCTTTATCTGCATCAATTCCATCATGCGTCAGGCGATCAATAAAGCGCAGGATGACCATCATATCCGCAAGGCCATTCTGAAGCAGATACGCCAATCTTCGTTCGCAAGTCTGCGCCGGCTCTCCTTCAAGGAGAAAGTATTGCTGGCGAGCTATGTCATCAGTCCCTTCATAGCTCGCCAGTTGATACGCAAGAGTCAGTACGCCTAG
- the feaR gene encoding transcriptional regulator FeaR, whose translation MLSTDSVTLSFDTWLETLRDVCGSFDSTPLSRLNFQGNVTTRSAGGIDIAGIQTNAERIVHHRSARIADDSDCFLIVQKHGSATLIQNGETITMRPGEMTLMDSAVASQIYPHGFMEHDSLHLPRVEVMRRFGQPHVPFMKVATDSASGQIFQMIVSRLLNDPLTAMEEEEYSGISDSLIALLPGIHRHQATANPHPDDANGTLYRCVQQYIDHHLHEVDMTPETLASKFHISVRQLYRLFEQHEESICRYVQRKRLERCAESLVSPLQASQTITRIAFQWGFTDSAHFSRAFKRLFSQSPREYRRQYLLDAS comes from the coding sequence ATGTTATCCACTGATTCAGTGACTCTCTCATTCGATACATGGCTGGAAACGCTGCGTGACGTTTGCGGCAGCTTCGACTCCACTCCATTGAGCCGCTTGAACTTTCAGGGCAACGTCACGACACGTAGCGCTGGGGGAATCGACATCGCAGGCATACAGACGAATGCCGAGAGAATTGTCCACCACCGGTCTGCCCGTATCGCTGACGATAGTGACTGCTTTCTTATCGTTCAGAAGCACGGCAGCGCTACCCTGATCCAGAACGGCGAGACGATCACCATGCGCCCGGGCGAGATGACGCTCATGGATTCGGCCGTCGCCAGCCAGATATACCCTCATGGATTCATGGAACATGACTCTCTGCATCTGCCGCGAGTTGAGGTCATGCGCCGCTTTGGTCAACCGCATGTGCCCTTCATGAAGGTGGCGACAGACAGTGCCAGTGGTCAGATCTTTCAGATGATCGTCAGCCGTCTGCTGAATGATCCACTCACTGCAATGGAGGAAGAGGAATACAGCGGTATCTCAGACTCTCTCATCGCCCTGCTACCCGGCATTCATCGTCACCAGGCCACCGCGAACCCTCATCCTGATGATGCCAACGGAACCCTCTATCGTTGCGTGCAGCAATACATCGATCACCACCTGCATGAGGTGGACATGACGCCGGAGACTTTGGCCAGCAAGTTCCATATCTCCGTTCGCCAGCTGTATCGCCTGTTCGAGCAACATGAGGAAAGCATCTGTCGCTATGTGCAGCGCAAACGCCTGGAGCGCTGCGCGGAATCTCTGGTCAGTCCATTGCAAGCCAGCCAGACGATCACCCGAATCGCCTTTCAATGGGGGTTCACGGACTCGGCCCACTTCAGTCGTGCCTTCAAGCGCCTATTCTCGCAATCTCCACGCGAATATCGCCGCCAGTATCTTCTCGATGCCTCCTGA
- a CDS encoding APC family permease produces MLNISLNREPFDFPAASSGQSSMSFTTMIAICVGCVVVQGAMVSALLGFGIGGLSFIAAMALALVFALCNAMSFSELSVMYPSSQGTLATYTQKAIGHFPAIVSVFAGYVIVATFGLSAELILVDALLQQLFPGILPSHVVPLLLLAALTLLNIMGTDVFAKLQNLFTFAMIATILLVGASALLETPMVTIGEAAAGIDWGIEGIQDGSFISLTALAMWIFVGCEYICPMIKEVRQPERYIPRAMFWSLGIIFVLFTLFCLAGGRYLSSETLTTSSLPYFDLVTNVFGSTGIIIATVMGMTATCSTLNSALAAVPRMLGGMADNGQVPAIIGKRHARFATPWVAILCLAASVTVTFLLVNPDQIILLLIGASTSWILAYIVAHLNVIILRMRQPKHVRPYRTPFYPLPQIIGILGMGYVAAHASPSPDMTSTVYLLLGGVLGGVSVLAACWVKFKMKKGLFVADIAK; encoded by the coding sequence ATGTTAAATATCAGCTTGAATCGAGAGCCTTTCGATTTCCCCGCGGCATCATCAGGCCAGTCCTCGATGAGCTTCACGACCATGATCGCGATCTGTGTCGGTTGCGTGGTGGTGCAGGGTGCCATGGTGTCTGCGCTGCTGGGGTTCGGGATCGGTGGCCTGAGTTTCATTGCCGCCATGGCCTTGGCACTGGTGTTCGCGCTCTGCAATGCGATGAGCTTCTCTGAGCTTTCCGTCATGTACCCAAGCTCTCAGGGCACGCTGGCAACCTATACCCAGAAAGCCATTGGCCACTTTCCGGCCATTGTTTCGGTGTTCGCGGGCTATGTGATCGTGGCGACCTTTGGTCTATCGGCGGAGTTGATCCTGGTCGATGCACTGCTGCAGCAGCTGTTTCCCGGTATTTTGCCAAGTCACGTCGTGCCGCTTCTTCTATTGGCAGCCCTGACGCTACTCAACATCATGGGCACCGATGTCTTTGCCAAACTCCAGAACCTGTTCACCTTCGCAATGATCGCCACCATTCTACTGGTGGGCGCCAGCGCATTGCTGGAGACGCCGATGGTCACTATCGGTGAGGCCGCAGCCGGTATCGATTGGGGGATCGAGGGAATTCAGGATGGCAGCTTCATTTCACTGACAGCGCTGGCGATGTGGATTTTTGTCGGCTGTGAGTATATCTGCCCGATGATCAAGGAGGTGCGCCAACCTGAGCGGTACATACCGCGTGCCATGTTCTGGTCACTGGGTATCATCTTCGTGCTGTTCACGTTGTTTTGTCTGGCTGGTGGGCGGTATCTGTCGTCCGAGACACTGACGACCTCTTCGCTTCCGTATTTTGATCTGGTGACCAATGTCTTCGGCAGCACAGGCATCATCATCGCCACGGTGATGGGCATGACGGCTACCTGCAGCACACTGAATTCGGCGTTGGCAGCGGTGCCGCGCATGTTGGGGGGAATGGCGGACAATGGCCAGGTGCCGGCTATTATCGGCAAGCGTCATGCAAGATTCGCGACGCCCTGGGTCGCCATTCTCTGCCTAGCAGCCAGCGTGACCGTCACCTTCCTGCTGGTGAACCCGGATCAGATTATCCTGCTGTTGATCGGTGCTTCTACCAGCTGGATTCTCGCCTACATCGTGGCCCACCTGAATGTCATCATCCTGCGTATGCGTCAGCCGAAACATGTCCGCCCATATCGCACGCCTTTCTATCCTCTGCCACAGATTATCGGGATTCTCGGCATGGGATATGTCGCCGCCCATGCATCACCGTCACCGGATATGACCAGTACGGTCTATCTCCTGCTCGGTGGAGTATTGGGTGGAGTGAGTGTCCTGGCAGCCTGCTGGGTGAAGTTCAAGATGAAGAAAGGGCTGTTCGTCGCTGACATCGCGAAGTGA
- a CDS encoding SDR family NAD(P)-dependent oxidoreductase: protein MKSIMITGANSGLGKECARQLAQQPEIETIYLACRNAQKAEAARKGLESVSGRNIFEVVIVDVADPSAVRDAVSVFDGTLDALVMNAGGLGGKDFLARTPQGVSQMTASNLLGHVLLAETLLESGKLHGVVLYAGSEAARGVPRIGITRPVIKMGSVEEFIAINDGSRFAGDNDPMAAYAYVKLVGALWMGALARRYPDVRINTISPGHTGGTQVGEDLPGLKKAIFKFGFKVLPFFNMAHGLESGAGRYVQALGDDSYRSGIFYASKEKALAGPVVDQSTLFADLANPEYQDNARQALLHALK, encoded by the coding sequence ATGAAGAGCATCATGATTACGGGTGCCAACTCCGGGCTCGGCAAAGAGTGCGCACGACAGCTGGCGCAACAACCGGAGATCGAGACGATCTATCTGGCCTGTCGCAATGCCCAGAAAGCCGAAGCGGCACGCAAGGGACTGGAGTCCGTCAGTGGGCGCAACATCTTCGAGGTCGTGATTGTCGATGTCGCTGACCCTTCGGCCGTGCGTGATGCGGTTAGCGTCTTTGATGGCACGCTTGATGCCTTGGTGATGAATGCCGGCGGCCTGGGAGGCAAGGACTTTCTGGCACGCACTCCCCAAGGCGTCTCGCAGATGACCGCCAGCAATCTGCTGGGGCACGTGCTGCTCGCGGAGACCTTGCTGGAAAGCGGCAAGCTACACGGTGTCGTGCTTTATGCCGGGTCTGAGGCAGCACGTGGGGTACCACGTATCGGTATCACGCGTCCGGTAATCAAGATGGGGTCCGTGGAGGAATTCATCGCCATCAATGATGGCAGTCGTTTCGCCGGTGACAACGATCCGATGGCAGCCTATGCCTATGTCAAGCTGGTCGGGGCGCTTTGGATGGGCGCGCTGGCACGTCGTTATCCTGATGTGCGCATCAATACGATCAGTCCCGGACATACGGGAGGTACCCAGGTAGGTGAGGACTTGCCCGGGCTCAAGAAGGCGATCTTCAAGTTTGGTTTCAAGGTGCTCCCGTTCTTCAACATGGCACATGGCCTCGAATCAGGCGCGGGGCGTTATGTGCAAGCCCTTGGCGACGATAGCTATCGCAGTGGAATCTTCTACGCCAGCAAGGAAAAGGCGCTCGCGGGACCGGTCGTGGATCAATCGACGCTATTCGCTGACCTCGCCAATCCCGAGTATCAGGACAATGCCCGCCAGGCGTTACTGCATGCCTTGAAGTGA
- a CDS encoding aminotransferase class I/II-fold pyridoxal phosphate-dependent enzyme codes for MATRNSSGSSASDMKQQLLDKARARRTRTTAINSSETEHDVFEQKAAVPAEINDDFVRFDRQPGYQQLSMMQQAGAAFGVPEPFFRIHEGCAGATTRIEGRELVNFASYNYLNYSQHPDVVKAAADAAAHYGTSVSASRAVSGERPIHQQLEAAVARTYDVEDAVVFVSGHATNVSTLGYLLGPKDLILHDEWIHNSSLVGAQLSGARRMPFAHNDPDALEALLSAQRAKFERVLIITEGLYSMDGDVPDLKRLIKLKQQYRCWLMVDEAHSFGVLGERGLGLREHFDIDSRDVDIWMGTMSKTLSGCGGYIAGCKELVSMLRYFAPGFLYSVGMPAQVAAPSLKILELLQGDDARHRIARLHAVSGYFLKRARALGLDVGDSLGVAVVPVILGSSLVAARLSNKLFEAGFNVQPILHPAVPEKSARLRFFLSCEHTEAQVDAVLETLIKQLSDIRAGK; via the coding sequence TTGGCAACCCGCAATTCCTCAGGTTCATCCGCCAGTGATATGAAGCAGCAACTGCTCGACAAGGCGCGTGCACGTCGTACACGCACCACTGCCATCAACAGTAGCGAGACAGAACATGATGTCTTCGAGCAGAAGGCAGCAGTCCCTGCCGAGATCAATGACGATTTCGTACGCTTTGATCGTCAGCCCGGTTATCAGCAGCTGAGCATGATGCAACAGGCCGGCGCCGCCTTTGGCGTGCCCGAGCCCTTCTTTCGTATCCACGAAGGATGCGCGGGTGCGACCACTCGCATCGAGGGTCGCGAGCTGGTCAACTTCGCCAGCTATAACTATCTCAATTACTCGCAGCACCCCGACGTGGTGAAAGCCGCGGCTGATGCGGCAGCTCATTACGGCACCTCTGTCTCGGCCTCACGTGCGGTCTCCGGTGAGCGGCCCATCCATCAGCAGTTGGAAGCCGCCGTGGCGCGCACGTATGACGTGGAAGATGCCGTGGTCTTCGTCAGCGGTCACGCCACCAATGTGTCGACGCTTGGTTACCTGCTGGGGCCGAAAGATCTCATCCTGCATGATGAGTGGATCCACAACAGCTCGCTGGTCGGGGCACAGTTGTCGGGCGCACGCCGCATGCCCTTCGCTCACAACGATCCTGATGCGTTGGAAGCCCTGCTCAGTGCACAGCGCGCCAAGTTCGAGCGTGTACTGATCATCACCGAGGGCCTCTACAGCATGGACGGCGATGTGCCGGACCTGAAGCGCCTGATCAAGCTCAAGCAGCAATATCGTTGCTGGCTGATGGTTGATGAAGCGCACTCCTTTGGCGTACTGGGTGAGCGTGGCCTGGGGCTACGCGAGCATTTCGACATCGATTCACGAGATGTCGATATCTGGATGGGCACCATGAGCAAGACGTTGTCCGGTTGCGGTGGCTATATCGCCGGCTGCAAGGAACTGGTCAGCATGCTGCGCTACTTCGCGCCGGGCTTTCTCTACTCAGTCGGCATGCCGGCGCAGGTAGCCGCACCGTCGCTCAAGATTCTCGAGCTGCTCCAAGGAGATGATGCACGTCACCGAATCGCTCGCCTGCATGCGGTTTCCGGCTACTTCCTCAAGCGTGCACGCGCCTTGGGGCTAGACGTCGGCGACAGTCTTGGTGTGGCGGTAGTGCCCGTGATTCTGGGTAGCTCTCTCGTGGCGGCCCGTCTCTCCAACAAGTTGTTCGAGGCTGGCTTCAACGTGCAGCCCATCCTGCATCCGGCCGTCCCTGAGAAGAGCGCCCGCCTGCGCTTCTTCCTTTCCTGCGAGCACACCGAAGCCCAGGTCGATGCCGTGCTGGAAACACTCATCAAGCAGTTGAGCGATATCAGAGCCGGGAAATGA
- a CDS encoding helix-turn-helix domain-containing protein, whose amino-acid sequence MIALHHSEDVSEHARRLVGWQQEFNQIEEGCFSGDLVDVGGGGIRLFRESANLGIAQSICFPQSQRHLVIPLHWDSGSHFAANTLSVLPDCEQFWSVSPSCYDVLVVSIDRERYSWLGQQQHQLRTLQVPLEVLDAVRWQWRSLTDHVRSASPTETASAAFDRVIARQLEEGVALLLEDSAQSLTSDDTSFKTRRYIVDRCHSLINDTPDDPPSVMTLCQTLKISRRTLQYSFQSETGQSPVHYLRALRLNAVRRRLLRDPLQQVADAAALHGFFHQSYFSREYRRLFHEAPSMTRQRCLAA is encoded by the coding sequence ATGATCGCCCTGCATCACAGTGAAGATGTTTCCGAGCACGCTCGGCGGCTGGTAGGTTGGCAACAGGAATTCAATCAGATCGAGGAAGGCTGTTTCAGCGGTGATCTTGTCGATGTCGGCGGAGGCGGCATCCGCCTGTTTCGCGAAAGTGCCAACCTCGGCATCGCGCAGTCGATCTGTTTCCCTCAATCACAAAGGCATCTGGTAATTCCGCTTCACTGGGATTCCGGCTCCCACTTTGCGGCCAATACGCTTTCGGTACTGCCTGACTGCGAGCAATTCTGGAGTGTGTCTCCGAGCTGCTATGACGTCCTGGTGGTCTCGATCGACCGTGAGCGGTATTCCTGGTTGGGCCAGCAACAGCATCAGTTGCGTACGCTGCAAGTACCGCTCGAGGTACTCGATGCCGTGCGTTGGCAGTGGCGGAGTCTGACAGACCACGTTCGGTCCGCCTCCCCAACGGAGACTGCCAGCGCTGCATTTGACCGGGTCATCGCACGCCAGTTGGAGGAAGGGGTCGCGCTGCTGCTGGAAGACAGTGCGCAGTCTCTTACCAGCGACGACACCTCCTTCAAGACTCGCCGCTACATCGTCGACCGTTGCCACTCGCTGATCAACGACACACCGGATGATCCGCCATCCGTGATGACGCTGTGTCAGACATTGAAGATCTCGCGACGCACCCTGCAGTACAGCTTTCAGTCCGAGACCGGCCAGTCACCCGTGCACTATCTTCGTGCATTGCGACTCAATGCGGTGCGGCGACGACTCTTGCGGGATCCCTTGCAACAAGTTGCCGACGCTGCAGCACTTCACGGCTTTTTCCACCAGAGCTATTTCAGTCGTGAATATCGGCGCCTCTTCCATGAGGCACCCTCCATGACACGTCAGCGCTGTCTGGCGGCATGA
- a CDS encoding Rid family hydrolase → MTNIVKVKTGSKFEEIASYSRLVAVDNWIFVSNTAGRNPDTKLIDEDVSEQLRQVFANIEAALLSAESGLTDIIAVKIFIQNPADTDTVMGLFGEKMHGIDPAITVTCPPLGSEVYKVELEVTAYRGAGNLPVTRINTAKD, encoded by the coding sequence ATGACGAATATCGTAAAAGTGAAAACCGGCTCCAAGTTTGAAGAAATTGCCAGCTACTCACGCCTGGTAGCAGTGGACAACTGGATCTTCGTCTCCAACACCGCAGGCCGCAACCCTGACACCAAGCTGATTGATGAAGATGTCAGCGAGCAGCTGCGTCAGGTCTTCGCCAATATCGAGGCGGCCCTGCTGTCAGCCGAAAGTGGCCTGACCGATATCATCGCCGTGAAGATCTTCATCCAGAACCCGGCAGATACCGACACCGTCATGGGTCTGTTCGGCGAGAAGATGCACGGTATCGATCCGGCCATTACCGTGACCTGCCCACCGCTGGGCTCTGAAGTCTACAAGGTGGAGTTGGAAGTCACGGCCTATCGCGGTGCCGGCAACCTGCCCGTGACACGCATCAATACCGCCAAGGATTGA